One Denticeps clupeoides chromosome 3, fDenClu1.1, whole genome shotgun sequence DNA window includes the following coding sequences:
- the LOC114785242 gene encoding B-cell receptor CD22-like isoform X1, which produces MLWDAEMVFKVVTIFLYLQGLVCSFVTHICALQGTSVTLPCANDIYTFLMPNVCSWYKSKENVPIIENPHYIGRVMKCDCSLMMNNLRENDSGSYRFLKQEVALSVTDSDLQLKTMDSTVTEGQNVTLTCFSTCTLRNSPIYFWYRDRQLATYTTGNKLHLSQVTSQDTGNYSCAVKGHENRLSSDVPIVVKYNPLDLSVSVSPSAEIVEGRSTILTCSSDVSTAVYNYTWYKKNGVEYLLIGSGYKYIITNARPEHSGLYRCVAERTLIHRSSMDVLITVKYSPRIPEISISPSGEIVEGSSVTLTCSSDAYPAVSSYMWYQKNGDGTVFRGTGKSINFTLASGDHGPYYCEAQNEIGAQNSDVVLLAGEKKSLLAVVVVGSVLAVLTVGGVIALTHHVKRKKSDPVGNTSPKSQDTHPISHDDTYTALNLKAKSSEYETLNNVRKLPCNPALQAAAEASHYENIQERISYL; this is translated from the exons AT GTTATGGGATGCAGAAATGGTTTTTAAAGTGGTGACAATTTTTCTATATTTACAAG GACTGGTGTGTAGCTTTGTGACTCATATTTGTGCCCTTCAAGGGACATCAGTGACACTCCCCTGTGCAAATGACATCTACACATTCTTAATGCCAAACGTTTGTAGTTGGTATAAGTCTAAAGAAAACGTGCCCATCATCGAGAATCCACATTACATTGGCCGTGTGATGAAATGTGACTGCAGTCTGATGATGAACAATCTAAGAGAGAACGACTCAGGGTCATATCGCTTTCTAAAACAAGAAGTTGCCCTATCCGTCACAG ATTCAGATCTGCAGTTGAAAACAATGGACAGTACTGTAACAGAGGGACAGAATGTGACTCTGACTTGCTTCTCCACCTGCACACTGAGAAACAGCCCCATCTACTTCTGGTACAGAGACAGGCAGCTTGCAACTTATACTACAGGCAACAAGCTGCACCTCAGCCAAGTCACCAGTCAGGATACAGGCAATTATTCTTGTGCTGTGAAAGGACACGAGAATCGACTGTCTTCTGATGTGCCCATTGTTGTCAAAT ACAACCCTTTGGATTTATCAGTCTCAGTTAGTCCCTCTGCTGAAATAGTGGAGGGTAGATCCACGATTTTGACCTGCAGTAGTGATGTGAGTACAGCAGTGTACAACTACACCTGGTATAAGAAGAATGGAGTTGAATACTTACTGATAGGATCAggatataaatacataataactAATGCCAGACCAGAGCACAGTGGATTGTATCGGTGTGTAGCTGAGAGGACATTAATACATAGAAGTTCAATGGATGTACTAATCACTGTAAAAT ATTCGCCCAGGATCCCAGAAATTTCCATCAGTCCCTCTGGTGAAATAGTGGAGGGCAGTTCAGTGACTCTGACCTGCAGCAGTGATGCCTACCCTGCAGTGTCCAGTTACATGTGGTATCAAAAGAATGGAGATGGGACAGTGTTTCGAGGCACAGGCAAGAGCATTAATTTCACACTGGCCTCTGGTGATCATGGGCCATACTACTGTGAGGCACAGAATGAAATTGGTGCTCAGAATTCTGATGTTGTCCTATTAGCAG GCGAGAAGAAGTCTCTCTTGGCTGTTGTTGTGGTGGGGAGTGTGCTTGCCGTCCTGACAGTGGGAGGTGTCATAGCCCTCACTCATCATGTGAAGAG GAAAAAGTCAGATCCTGTTGGAAACACCAGCCCAAAATCACAG GATACTCATCCTATTTCACATGATGATACGTACACTGCCCTAAACCTCAAGGCCAAATCTTCAGAATATGAGACTCTGAAT aaTGTAAGGAAGCTGCCATGTAACCCAGCACTTCAGGCAGCTGCTGAGGCCTCACACTATGAGAATATTCAGGAGAGAATTTCTTACCTCTAA
- the LOC114785242 gene encoding B-cell receptor CD22-like isoform X4, which yields MLWDAEMVFKVVTIFLYLQGLVCSFVTHICALQGTSVTLPCANDIYTFLMPNVCSWYKSKENVPIIENPHYIGRVMKCDCSLMMNNLRENDSGSYRFLKQEVALSVTDSDLQLKTMDSTVTEGQNVTLTCFSTCTLRNSPIYFWYRDRQLATYTTGNKLHLSQVTSQDTGNYSCAVKGHENRLSSDVPIVVKYNPLDLSVSVSPSAEIVEGRSTILTCSSDVSTAVYNYTWYKKNGVEYLLIGSGYKYIITNARPEHSGLYRCVAERTLIHRSSMDVLITVKYSPRIPEISISPSGEIVEGSSVTLTCSSDAYPAVSSYMWYQKNGDGTVFRGTGEKKSLLAVVVVGSVLAVLTVGGVIALTHHVKRKKSDPVGNTSPKSQDTHPISHDDTYTALNLKAKSSEYETLNNVRKLPCNPALQAAAEASHYENIQERISYL from the exons AT GTTATGGGATGCAGAAATGGTTTTTAAAGTGGTGACAATTTTTCTATATTTACAAG GACTGGTGTGTAGCTTTGTGACTCATATTTGTGCCCTTCAAGGGACATCAGTGACACTCCCCTGTGCAAATGACATCTACACATTCTTAATGCCAAACGTTTGTAGTTGGTATAAGTCTAAAGAAAACGTGCCCATCATCGAGAATCCACATTACATTGGCCGTGTGATGAAATGTGACTGCAGTCTGATGATGAACAATCTAAGAGAGAACGACTCAGGGTCATATCGCTTTCTAAAACAAGAAGTTGCCCTATCCGTCACAG ATTCAGATCTGCAGTTGAAAACAATGGACAGTACTGTAACAGAGGGACAGAATGTGACTCTGACTTGCTTCTCCACCTGCACACTGAGAAACAGCCCCATCTACTTCTGGTACAGAGACAGGCAGCTTGCAACTTATACTACAGGCAACAAGCTGCACCTCAGCCAAGTCACCAGTCAGGATACAGGCAATTATTCTTGTGCTGTGAAAGGACACGAGAATCGACTGTCTTCTGATGTGCCCATTGTTGTCAAAT ACAACCCTTTGGATTTATCAGTCTCAGTTAGTCCCTCTGCTGAAATAGTGGAGGGTAGATCCACGATTTTGACCTGCAGTAGTGATGTGAGTACAGCAGTGTACAACTACACCTGGTATAAGAAGAATGGAGTTGAATACTTACTGATAGGATCAggatataaatacataataactAATGCCAGACCAGAGCACAGTGGATTGTATCGGTGTGTAGCTGAGAGGACATTAATACATAGAAGTTCAATGGATGTACTAATCACTGTAAAAT ATTCGCCCAGGATCCCAGAAATTTCCATCAGTCCCTCTGGTGAAATAGTGGAGGGCAGTTCAGTGACTCTGACCTGCAGCAGTGATGCCTACCCTGCAGTGTCCAGTTACATGTGGTATCAAAAGAATGGAGATGGGACAGTGTTTCGAGGCACAG GCGAGAAGAAGTCTCTCTTGGCTGTTGTTGTGGTGGGGAGTGTGCTTGCCGTCCTGACAGTGGGAGGTGTCATAGCCCTCACTCATCATGTGAAGAG GAAAAAGTCAGATCCTGTTGGAAACACCAGCCCAAAATCACAG GATACTCATCCTATTTCACATGATGATACGTACACTGCCCTAAACCTCAAGGCCAAATCTTCAGAATATGAGACTCTGAAT aaTGTAAGGAAGCTGCCATGTAACCCAGCACTTCAGGCAGCTGCTGAGGCCTCACACTATGAGAATATTCAGGAGAGAATTTCTTACCTCTAA
- the LOC114785242 gene encoding sialoadhesin-like isoform X2: protein MLWDAEMVFKVVTIFLYLQGLVCSFVTHICALQGTSVTLPCANDIYTFLMPNVCSWYKSKENVPIIENPHYIGRVMKCDCSLMMNNLRENDSGSYRFLKQEVALSVTDLQLKTMDSTVTEGQNVTLTCFSTCTLRNSPIYFWYRDRQLATYTTGNKLHLSQVTSQDTGNYSCAVKGHENRLSSDVPIVVKYNPLDLSVSVSPSAEIVEGRSTILTCSSDVSTAVYNYTWYKKNGVEYLLIGSGYKYIITNARPEHSGLYRCVAERTLIHRSSMDVLITVKYSPRIPEISISPSGEIVEGSSVTLTCSSDAYPAVSSYMWYQKNGDGTVFRGTGKSINFTLASGDHGPYYCEAQNEIGAQNSDVVLLAGEKKSLLAVVVVGSVLAVLTVGGVIALTHHVKRKKSDPVGNTSPKSQDTHPISHDDTYTALNLKAKSSEYETLNNVRKLPCNPALQAAAEASHYENIQERISYL from the exons AT GTTATGGGATGCAGAAATGGTTTTTAAAGTGGTGACAATTTTTCTATATTTACAAG GACTGGTGTGTAGCTTTGTGACTCATATTTGTGCCCTTCAAGGGACATCAGTGACACTCCCCTGTGCAAATGACATCTACACATTCTTAATGCCAAACGTTTGTAGTTGGTATAAGTCTAAAGAAAACGTGCCCATCATCGAGAATCCACATTACATTGGCCGTGTGATGAAATGTGACTGCAGTCTGATGATGAACAATCTAAGAGAGAACGACTCAGGGTCATATCGCTTTCTAAAACAAGAAGTTGCCCTATCCGTCACAG ATCTGCAGTTGAAAACAATGGACAGTACTGTAACAGAGGGACAGAATGTGACTCTGACTTGCTTCTCCACCTGCACACTGAGAAACAGCCCCATCTACTTCTGGTACAGAGACAGGCAGCTTGCAACTTATACTACAGGCAACAAGCTGCACCTCAGCCAAGTCACCAGTCAGGATACAGGCAATTATTCTTGTGCTGTGAAAGGACACGAGAATCGACTGTCTTCTGATGTGCCCATTGTTGTCAAAT ACAACCCTTTGGATTTATCAGTCTCAGTTAGTCCCTCTGCTGAAATAGTGGAGGGTAGATCCACGATTTTGACCTGCAGTAGTGATGTGAGTACAGCAGTGTACAACTACACCTGGTATAAGAAGAATGGAGTTGAATACTTACTGATAGGATCAggatataaatacataataactAATGCCAGACCAGAGCACAGTGGATTGTATCGGTGTGTAGCTGAGAGGACATTAATACATAGAAGTTCAATGGATGTACTAATCACTGTAAAAT ATTCGCCCAGGATCCCAGAAATTTCCATCAGTCCCTCTGGTGAAATAGTGGAGGGCAGTTCAGTGACTCTGACCTGCAGCAGTGATGCCTACCCTGCAGTGTCCAGTTACATGTGGTATCAAAAGAATGGAGATGGGACAGTGTTTCGAGGCACAGGCAAGAGCATTAATTTCACACTGGCCTCTGGTGATCATGGGCCATACTACTGTGAGGCACAGAATGAAATTGGTGCTCAGAATTCTGATGTTGTCCTATTAGCAG GCGAGAAGAAGTCTCTCTTGGCTGTTGTTGTGGTGGGGAGTGTGCTTGCCGTCCTGACAGTGGGAGGTGTCATAGCCCTCACTCATCATGTGAAGAG GAAAAAGTCAGATCCTGTTGGAAACACCAGCCCAAAATCACAG GATACTCATCCTATTTCACATGATGATACGTACACTGCCCTAAACCTCAAGGCCAAATCTTCAGAATATGAGACTCTGAAT aaTGTAAGGAAGCTGCCATGTAACCCAGCACTTCAGGCAGCTGCTGAGGCCTCACACTATGAGAATATTCAGGAGAGAATTTCTTACCTCTAA
- the LOC114785242 gene encoding B-cell receptor CD22-like isoform X3: MLWDAEMVFKVVTIFLYLQGTSVTLPCANDIYTFLMPNVCSWYKSKENVPIIENPHYIGRVMKCDCSLMMNNLRENDSGSYRFLKQEVALSVTDSDLQLKTMDSTVTEGQNVTLTCFSTCTLRNSPIYFWYRDRQLATYTTGNKLHLSQVTSQDTGNYSCAVKGHENRLSSDVPIVVKYNPLDLSVSVSPSAEIVEGRSTILTCSSDVSTAVYNYTWYKKNGVEYLLIGSGYKYIITNARPEHSGLYRCVAERTLIHRSSMDVLITVKYSPRIPEISISPSGEIVEGSSVTLTCSSDAYPAVSSYMWYQKNGDGTVFRGTGKSINFTLASGDHGPYYCEAQNEIGAQNSDVVLLAGEKKSLLAVVVVGSVLAVLTVGGVIALTHHVKRKKSDPVGNTSPKSQDTHPISHDDTYTALNLKAKSSEYETLNNVRKLPCNPALQAAAEASHYENIQERISYL, encoded by the exons AT GTTATGGGATGCAGAAATGGTTTTTAAAGTGGTGACAATTTTTCTATATTTACAAG GGACATCAGTGACACTCCCCTGTGCAAATGACATCTACACATTCTTAATGCCAAACGTTTGTAGTTGGTATAAGTCTAAAGAAAACGTGCCCATCATCGAGAATCCACATTACATTGGCCGTGTGATGAAATGTGACTGCAGTCTGATGATGAACAATCTAAGAGAGAACGACTCAGGGTCATATCGCTTTCTAAAACAAGAAGTTGCCCTATCCGTCACAG ATTCAGATCTGCAGTTGAAAACAATGGACAGTACTGTAACAGAGGGACAGAATGTGACTCTGACTTGCTTCTCCACCTGCACACTGAGAAACAGCCCCATCTACTTCTGGTACAGAGACAGGCAGCTTGCAACTTATACTACAGGCAACAAGCTGCACCTCAGCCAAGTCACCAGTCAGGATACAGGCAATTATTCTTGTGCTGTGAAAGGACACGAGAATCGACTGTCTTCTGATGTGCCCATTGTTGTCAAAT ACAACCCTTTGGATTTATCAGTCTCAGTTAGTCCCTCTGCTGAAATAGTGGAGGGTAGATCCACGATTTTGACCTGCAGTAGTGATGTGAGTACAGCAGTGTACAACTACACCTGGTATAAGAAGAATGGAGTTGAATACTTACTGATAGGATCAggatataaatacataataactAATGCCAGACCAGAGCACAGTGGATTGTATCGGTGTGTAGCTGAGAGGACATTAATACATAGAAGTTCAATGGATGTACTAATCACTGTAAAAT ATTCGCCCAGGATCCCAGAAATTTCCATCAGTCCCTCTGGTGAAATAGTGGAGGGCAGTTCAGTGACTCTGACCTGCAGCAGTGATGCCTACCCTGCAGTGTCCAGTTACATGTGGTATCAAAAGAATGGAGATGGGACAGTGTTTCGAGGCACAGGCAAGAGCATTAATTTCACACTGGCCTCTGGTGATCATGGGCCATACTACTGTGAGGCACAGAATGAAATTGGTGCTCAGAATTCTGATGTTGTCCTATTAGCAG GCGAGAAGAAGTCTCTCTTGGCTGTTGTTGTGGTGGGGAGTGTGCTTGCCGTCCTGACAGTGGGAGGTGTCATAGCCCTCACTCATCATGTGAAGAG GAAAAAGTCAGATCCTGTTGGAAACACCAGCCCAAAATCACAG GATACTCATCCTATTTCACATGATGATACGTACACTGCCCTAAACCTCAAGGCCAAATCTTCAGAATATGAGACTCTGAAT aaTGTAAGGAAGCTGCCATGTAACCCAGCACTTCAGGCAGCTGCTGAGGCCTCACACTATGAGAATATTCAGGAGAGAATTTCTTACCTCTAA
- the LOC114785243 gene encoding uncharacterized protein LOC114785243 isoform X1, which translates to MLNRQKERGKLRTLFHRSLSMNDLLHERDLSGRDCADPSDQPMRAKEGDEEHSSLKHPSSQFISHTFPSHMFTSSVRIRPWGEGKDCHKDGVDSIQGHTDGQSESSGAFSLENEAWSSGSSPTQEPPRSRCSESAAPPKPPRDALALASYSSGRGIWRSSSGRATGSKGVQSQNLRRTESARVTRVTKGSCSHSTSRPGDKSSSASSCLDCFSTPLRRGGHGSRGGNGPCSTLPRSSSVISTSEGSSRRASFHSMISRSATASPRKNNIDESRDKESDQIPSPSAHQSASELEAPGLTERPDGADVRCPEPPFRPLFTIDSVFSNTIFGEPSLKSQVQTSFSLDSSHDHKISGVQVKKQAEPVSLDKQENQKSGEQDFSVNESVTSVYHSLSDLSSTKAENEMN; encoded by the exons ATGCTGAACaggcagaaggagagaggcAAACTCAGGACGCTCTTCCATCGTTCTTTAT CTATGAATGACCTACTGCATGAGCGGGATTTATCTGGGAGGGACTGTGCTGATCCCTCAGATCAGCCAATGAGAGCTAAGGAAGGGGATGAGGAGCATTCATCACTGAAACACCCCTCCAGCCAGTTCATCAGCCATACATTTCCATCCCACATGTTCACTTCCTCAGTCAGAATCAGACCATGGGGCGAAG GGAAAGACTGCCATAAAGATGGTGTAGACTCAATCCAAGGTCATACAGATGGACAAA GTGAGAGTAGTGGTGCATTCAGCCTGGAGAATGAGGCTTGGTCCAGTGGCAGTAGCCCCACCCAGGAGCCGCCCAGGAGCCGCTGCAGTGAATCCGCTGCTCCGCCCAAACCTCCCAGGGATGCTTTAGCACTAGCATCCTATTCCTCAGGCCGTGGCATCTGGAGGTCCAGCAGTGGTAGGGCCACTGGTTCAAAGGGAGTTCAGAGCCAGAACCTGCGCAGGACGGAGAGTGCAAGGGTCACAAGAGTCACCAAAGGCAGCTGCTCCCACTCCACGTCTCGACCCGGAGACAAGTCGTCTTCTGCATCTAGTTGCTTGGATTGCTTCTCCACCCCACTACGGAGAGGGGGACATGGCAGCCGAGGAGGCAACGGACCATGTTCCACCCTGCCCCGTTCCAGCAGTGTCATATCCACCTCTGAGGGCTCTAGCCGCCGTGCCAGCTTCCACAGTATGATATCCAGGTCGGCCACGGCATCGCCCAGGAAAAACAACATTGATGAGAGCAGAGACAAGGAGTCTGATCAGATCCCATCACCATCAGCACACCAGTCTGCAAGTGAGTTGGAGGCACCAGGCCTCACAGAACGCCCTGATGGAGCAGACGTCAGGTGTCCAGAGCCTCCCTTTCGCCCGCTTTTCACCATCGACTCCGTGTTCTCCAACACCATTTTTGGTGAGCCGAGCCTGAAAAGCCAAGTTCAGACTTCCTTCAGCCTCGACTCATCTCATGATCACAAAATAAGTGGAGTCCAAGTCAAGAAGCAAGCAGAGCCTGTCAGCCTCGATAAGCAGGAGAATCAAAAATCAGGAGAGCAGGATTTTTCTGTTAATGAGAGTGTGACATCTGTCTATCACAGCCTCAGCGACCTCTCATCTACCAAGGCTGAAAATGAGATGAATTAA
- the LOC114785243 gene encoding uncharacterized protein LOC114785243 isoform X2, which yields MLNRQKERGKLRTLFHRSLWKDCHKDGVDSIQGHTDGQSESSGAFSLENEAWSSGSSPTQEPPRSRCSESAAPPKPPRDALALASYSSGRGIWRSSSGRATGSKGVQSQNLRRTESARVTRVTKGSCSHSTSRPGDKSSSASSCLDCFSTPLRRGGHGSRGGNGPCSTLPRSSSVISTSEGSSRRASFHSMISRSATASPRKNNIDESRDKESDQIPSPSAHQSASELEAPGLTERPDGADVRCPEPPFRPLFTIDSVFSNTIFGEPSLKSQVQTSFSLDSSHDHKISGVQVKKQAEPVSLDKQENQKSGEQDFSVNESVTSVYHSLSDLSSTKAENEMN from the exons ATGCTGAACaggcagaaggagagaggcAAACTCAGGACGCTCTTCCATCGTTCTTTAT GGAAAGACTGCCATAAAGATGGTGTAGACTCAATCCAAGGTCATACAGATGGACAAA GTGAGAGTAGTGGTGCATTCAGCCTGGAGAATGAGGCTTGGTCCAGTGGCAGTAGCCCCACCCAGGAGCCGCCCAGGAGCCGCTGCAGTGAATCCGCTGCTCCGCCCAAACCTCCCAGGGATGCTTTAGCACTAGCATCCTATTCCTCAGGCCGTGGCATCTGGAGGTCCAGCAGTGGTAGGGCCACTGGTTCAAAGGGAGTTCAGAGCCAGAACCTGCGCAGGACGGAGAGTGCAAGGGTCACAAGAGTCACCAAAGGCAGCTGCTCCCACTCCACGTCTCGACCCGGAGACAAGTCGTCTTCTGCATCTAGTTGCTTGGATTGCTTCTCCACCCCACTACGGAGAGGGGGACATGGCAGCCGAGGAGGCAACGGACCATGTTCCACCCTGCCCCGTTCCAGCAGTGTCATATCCACCTCTGAGGGCTCTAGCCGCCGTGCCAGCTTCCACAGTATGATATCCAGGTCGGCCACGGCATCGCCCAGGAAAAACAACATTGATGAGAGCAGAGACAAGGAGTCTGATCAGATCCCATCACCATCAGCACACCAGTCTGCAAGTGAGTTGGAGGCACCAGGCCTCACAGAACGCCCTGATGGAGCAGACGTCAGGTGTCCAGAGCCTCCCTTTCGCCCGCTTTTCACCATCGACTCCGTGTTCTCCAACACCATTTTTGGTGAGCCGAGCCTGAAAAGCCAAGTTCAGACTTCCTTCAGCCTCGACTCATCTCATGATCACAAAATAAGTGGAGTCCAAGTCAAGAAGCAAGCAGAGCCTGTCAGCCTCGATAAGCAGGAGAATCAAAAATCAGGAGAGCAGGATTTTTCTGTTAATGAGAGTGTGACATCTGTCTATCACAGCCTCAGCGACCTCTCATCTACCAAGGCTGAAAATGAGATGAATTAA